Genomic segment of Mercurialis annua linkage group LG6, ddMerAnnu1.2, whole genome shotgun sequence:
TATACAAAACTGCAAAATTTTCCAAACATGTTACCAGAGAAAGAATACCTTCATAATAACGACAGACAATAACTCTTCTTCAGAAAATTCAGACCGTGTTTGGACCTGCCAAAAACATAGAATAAATTGATCACACTGTGAATCTCAGAAATGATGCACCTGACGTATTATTTGAGCATAAGAACATTTTACCTTGTTACTTCGTAGGTTGCATACTGAAAGAGTCCCATCTCCACTAACAGAACgtaaaaacaagaacaaaacCTTCTCAATTTTTCACCTCAAAAGGCAACATGGAGAATAATATAATAGAAACTTGCAAATCTCAATTATATACTCATGGTAAGATATTCAGATGCACACATGTATCATTAAGCTTTTCAGAGGAATCAGAAAGGCGTAacatgaaaaattgaaaatgatagTAGGGTTGTTGTTTATCTAACAAGCACATGCAATATAACATGAGGCTTTCAAAACCTGATAAAAATCCATTAATAACATACAAAAGAAATATCTCAGGATTATGAAATGCTCTTGTAATGATAACACGTTGGTCTCAGACTCTCAACATCTTAAGGACTAAGACgcattcaaaaagaaaaattagcaTTAAGACTTCAGAAGGGAGATAAGATGGTACCTTGTTCCTAGGAGTTTCATGGAATCAGAAGCAAAAGTCATATCGGAAACATAGTCTTCATGGGCATTAAAGGTATTGCTACACGAACGTTGCCTGGTATCCCACACCTAAATACAATGACAGAAACAGCAGTTGCAAGGAATTGAGGATACATTAACTTAAAAAGAAAGGCtgaacttaaaaataatataaaaaaggtGACATAGGTAACAAAATCCAAGTATAGCAACCTTAATACATCCTTGATCATCCCCGGTTGCAATTGTTGACTCTGTGAGATTGATCAAGCTAAAAATAGAATCCCTGCACAAGAATAGTTTGTCATCAAAAcagatatattatttttttataaattgagtGAAACTGTAAGCAAGCTTAACGAAACAAGAAACAAAGACATACTCATGAGCATTTTCAACACGACCAATAACGGAACCAGTTTCAACATCCGTAGCTAGAATTGAGCGATCACTTGACGCAGACAACAACGCTAAACAATAATACAATCCACACAAAAGTTAACACATTAAATAAACAGCATAAACCCAAGatcaataaacaaaaaaaaacacattactATTACCTTGGCCGCCATTGATAAAACGAACAGCTCTACAAGAATCACTATGTGCTTGAATATCCAACACCCTTCATTAAACATAATTCAATCACGCataattcaattatataaacaaaagGGTAACTAATAAACTACCGTAACAAAGctaaaaaaatagtaaactcACCTTTGAGATGAGGAATCAGCATTAAAACGGTAGCTGCAAGTGGGAAGAAGTCAAAATTGAGAGGGCAAATTGGAATTAAAGTAAAATTAGTGACCAAGATAAAGAATTTGAGAGACTTAACAGGTGAATATGGCCGGTAATGAGAGCAGCAGCTACTAAATTATCATTGGGATGAAAATCCATACCAAATGGGACTTTTCCCAAAtcaatttccattttttttcgcCCTTCTTCTGCAACTGCAAGCTTCAgttcaatcaaaattaaagaaattgggttttattttaattaattactattaacTATGCATAAGCCCTAAAACCCTAATTCTACATACAGGGTATATCTAATTCTTCCCGCTTTTGGTTTGTGGTTGCTTTgtaaattattgtaattaattattttaatcaaaaataggATTGTTTACAAAATATCTAGCTTTTTAAAGTAACTATTAATAATTGGACATGTCACtatatattttattcaaataattttagtattaatttagttaatatgTATTAATGAAATATTGCAAATTAATAGttgaaattacaaaatattagaTAGtagattttattaaataaaactacCGTATctcttaaaattattaaattaaagtaaataaattataaattaaaaaactactGCAATATTAAATAGTTGTAACAATTTACCTTTACTAATTTAAGGGGTAATTTCCAATTGCataataaattttctaattttataatttaataaactttcagttgtaataatttaaatacttttttttataattcaaaataccaaataattttt
This window contains:
- the LOC126653881 gene encoding WD repeat-containing protein 55; translation: MEIDLGKVPFGMDFHPNDNLVAAALITGHIHLYRFNADSSSQRVLDIQAHSDSCRAVRFINGGQALLSASSDRSILATDVETGSVIGRVENAHEDSIFSLINLTESTIATGDDQGCIKVWDTRQRSCSNTFNAHEDYVSDMTFASDSMKLLGTSGDGTLSVCNLRSNKVQTRSEFSEEELLSVVIMKNGRKVICGSESGTLLLYSWGFFKDCSDRFVALSPNSVDALLKLDEDRVITGSENGLISLVGILPNRIIQPIAEHSEYPIERLAFSHDRKFLGSISHDHMLKLWDLDDLLQPSEDAQKDQDVASDNDSDEMDVDSNPPKSKSGNKRKNAPTSSKTNSFFADL